The Longimicrobiaceae bacterium genome has a segment encoding these proteins:
- a CDS encoding IS4 family transposase, whose protein sequence is EIASFGGFLGRKGDGEPGVKSLWIGLRRLFDFTLAFQTLRDVGNA, encoded by the coding sequence GAGATCGCCTCCTTCGGCGGCTTCCTGGGACGCAAGGGCGATGGTGAGCCGGGGGTCAAAAGCCTCTGGATCGGGCTGCGCAGACTCTTCGACTTCACTCTCGCTTTCCAGACCCTCCGAGATGTGGGTAATGCGTAG